ggatttttgaattcaaaaccctaattttgtaaattggaGTTAATTtgaaacccttatttttttttattaatttagtgtctaaacttgttgctaatacttttcttcttgttgtatacagTACCTAATCTTAGAAAAAGATCTAAAGCAttaggtaatttgggtgtttttggttgtacatttgtatttttgtttgtatttttatttttgtaaattaggTTTTCATTTGTTTGTAATGTTGTGATTTGTTTTTGTAGGATATTAGTGTTGTATGATTTTTCGATCTTCGGTGAGTTTTCTTTTCCAACTCTATTTTGTACGCTTatatatttgatttgttttgttagtttTGATAGTATTTTTTTGTCTATTTGCTATGTAGTTGGTTCTTATGTTGATCTATGTGCCATGTATAATATGTATTAtgtataatataaaattttagttttgttttattTGCAATTATGTGCAGGAGAACTCATTTTGGTATTAGTATGTTAAATTTAAATGTAGTCATGTTCTGAATTTTGTATGCTAGTGTGTGGTGTGAAATCTCAGTTTCGTGTTCTTAATTTAGTCATTGTGTATGCAAATGTTTAGTTGAAATAGTACATTTATAATTTGATAATCTGCATCCGTGATATGACTATTATACCATAATTAAttatagttaattatatagtgatTATACATTAAGTATTGAATGAATAGTTAATATATAGTACCAATACTATAATtaaatgtataatatgaattacataatgcattacaaatcgattcatattataataaaatgtataacattaaaatgtataatatgcattatgtataatatgaattttCAGTTTTCTTATGTCGTTTATAGTCTGCCCTATGTGTGGTTGTCATACTTAAAATCAAGTTagacttataaaataaatattagacttataaaataaatataagcctTATACTGAATTTTTTAGTGACATACTAGGTGGTTTTAAATGGATAAGTCTTAGATAAAAGCCGATAGGGATTCTCTACAGTATGAAATTGGTGTTGAGAACTTCTTGATATTtgctaaggaaaatgctaaaaaccccaagaaaattccttgtccttgtgcacattgctctaactttaaaaagttttctgtgaatataatcagaggtcatctttatgaatcagggtttagtttaggatattttgattggatttggcatgaaGAAAACCATGTTAATAGTACTAGGTCATCTGTTGGTAGTACTTGTCTTCCCTCGAAGCCCATACCAATTTCAGAAACATTTAACGTGTGTGAAGCAACCTATAGTAGGGAAGATTGCGATAAAGATTCAGATAACTTTAAGAGATTTGTTGCCGATGTGGAACAACCTCTGTTTGAGGGAAGTGAGTGTACTGAACTAGAGTCGGTCTTAAAATTACATAATTGGAAGGCTAGGTTTGGAGTTTCCGATAAAGCTTTTACTGATCTGCTTCAATCAATTGGATCAATTATTCCTAAAGATAATCTACTTCCGTCTAATATGTATGAAGCCAAGAAAACCTTGATTGATTTAGGCATCGAGTATATTAAATTCCATGATTGTCCAAATGACTGCATATTATACAGGAGTCCAGTTCTCGAGTCTTCTTCCGAGTGTCCCAAATGCCATCTCTCTCGCTGGAAAGTTGGGAAAGATGGTCAAGTTAGGGTAAATATTCCAGCTAAGGTTATGTGGTATAATCCGATAATCCCCAGATTTAAAAGAATGTTTAAATCTTCGTCTACTGCTAAATTAATGAGTTGGCATGCAAATAATCGATCCAAAGATGGAAAGATGCGTCACCCCTCTAAttctccttcttggagaaatGTTGATTGTAGGTGGCCTGAGTTTGGTAGTGAGGCAAGAAATATACGTTTAAGATTAGGGGCCGATGGTATAAATCCACACAATAATGAATTAAATAATCGGTACAGCTGCTGGCCAGTTATGTTAGTAACAtataatcttcctccatggtcatgcatgaagaggaagtttatgatgttaacaacaTTAATTTCTGGCCCACAAGAGCCTGGTAATGATATTGACGTATATCTCCAGCCACTAATCGTCGATTAAAAAAAATTGTGGGAGGAAGCTGAACCAAACTTGTACGATGCCCATACCCAATCCTTTTTCACTCTAAAGGCAATCTTGATGTGGACAATAAATGACTTCCCGGGATATGAAAAATTGTCGGGGTGCGTTAATAAGGGTTATAGGGCCTGTCCAGTATGCGGTGATCAGACTGTGGCTAAATACCTAAGTTGTAGTAGAAAAATGAGCTACCAAGAACATCGTCGGTATTTAGATCTTTATCATCCGTATAGGAGGCAAAGGACAGCTTTTAATGGAGAACAAGAATTTGGTTGTGCACCTTAACCACTTAGCGGAGAGAAAGTGTTGGGGCAACAACAACAACTTAGGTTCAGTTTTGGGAAGGGGAAAGCCAAAAATGGTGGAGTCTCCATGGAAAAACAATCAGTTTTTTTTTAGTTAGAGTATTGGAAATTTCACCATGTTCGAAATTGTTTAGATGTCATGCACGTCAAAAAGAACGTGTGTGATAATATAATTGGGACACTTCTGCACATGAAATTCAAGAGTAAAGATAGCCTTTCCTCGCGTCTTGATTTGGTTGACATAGGAATACAGCCTGATTTAGCTCCAAAAATAGGTGAGAAAAGAACATACCTACCTCATGCCCCTTATACTCTCTCCCGGAAAGAAAAACAAACAATGTTGGCATCATTATACGGCAAGAAACTTCCATACAGACATGTTTCAAATATAAAAAACCGTGTATTGATGATTGATATGAAGTTGTATGGTTTAAAGTCCCATGACTGCCATATCCTTCTCCAACAACTACTACCTGTTTGCATTCGTTCAGTGCTTCCGAAAAATGTTAGGGTTAGTATCATAAGATTGtgttttttcttcaactctctgtGCAACAAAGTTGTAGATGTGTCGAAGTTGAATAAATTACAAGCAGATGTGATATTGACCCTGTGTGAGTTAGAGAAGATATTCCCTCCATCATTTTTCGATGTTATGATACATCTTATGGTCCACCTAGTAAGGGAACTGCGATTATGTGGACTATTTTTTTATAGATGGATGTTTCCATTTGAACACTTCAATAAAATATTGAAGAGTTATGTAAGAAACCGATTCTATCCAGAAAGCTATATAGCTGAAGGTTACCTCAAAGAAGAGTCAATAGAATTTTGCAGTGAGTTTTATAGCGGGAGTAGTAGAATAGCTGGTTTTCCGAAAGATGAAGAAAAAATTTCTGGTCCAATCGGTGGTGTGACTATGAAGTTAGTTGCGGAAAAAGAACGAGATGAGGCTCATCTTTCAGTTCTTCTTAATAATTCGGAAGTGGGACCATATGTTATGTATGTAAAACATAAATAAGTATACACATAAGTGTTAAAGTTATATTTGGTGTAGTTTAGTCGAACTATATGTTATGGAACCATATGTTATTGAACCATATGTTATGGAACCATATGTTATGTAAGTAATTTCAGGTTGCATAAAAAAATATTTGGAAGAGATTTATCAAGGGAAAAAGAAGAGTATACAGTGGCTATTGGGAGAGCACAATCGACAATTTGCCGATTGGTTTGAACAAAAAGTTGGTATACattctttttccttctcttttattTTTATAAGTCGTATTTTTAAATTTATAGCCACTTACATGCATCAATAATTTACATGTAGGTCAGGACAAAAATGAGGGAGAATGCGGAAGCCATATATGAAACTATAAGATGGTTGGCTGGGAAACCTTCATTTTCAATTTGACTTAGGAAAGTTATGCTGTTAGAGGGGTCCGATACCACACAAAGGATCGAAATAATGCAAGGGTAGTTCAGAATAGTGGTGTGTCATTAGTTGCAAGGACAGTCCAAGTGTCTAGTGCTAAGGACATGAATCCTATAGAGAGTGATTTAAAATTTTATGCGGTGATCAGGGAAATATGGGAATTAGACTACCACGCATTCAAGGCCCCTCTATTTTTATGTACATGGGAAGCAAGTGATAAAGGTGTCAAGTCCGATGATCTTGGTTTCACCCTTGTCAACTTCAATCGACCAGGTCACAAAAAGGACAAATATGTCTCGGTTGACCAAGTCAACAAAGTATTTTATATTGAGGATCCAGTTGATGCTAATTGGTCCGTTTTGTTATCGGCGACAACTCGAAACTATCATGATGTTTACAATGAAGATGCTCCTAAAGACACCTCCTGGAACCTTCCCCCATTCTGTTATAATATCCCTACATGTGAACCTACTAATATTGATGATGCAAGTGTTTGCAATAAAAGAGAAAATATTGAGGGTATATGTGTCAAAAAGTTATAGGAGTCTAGCTATATATCCTCcttatttataatttttcttgttatttgtaatttttcttgttatttgtaaTGTATCTTGTGATCTATgttttcttgtaatttttcaaTGTAGTATAGGAGTCTATCTGTAATTTTTCTTGACAATTAAAtgagatttttttttaattttctgcaTATCTGTTAGACATTATACCATAAACTGTGTACTTGTTCTaatcttttaaatattatttaatttttcaGATTAGAGGAAGAGGAAAGAATGGCACCAAAAAAGCAAATGTGAAAGCAATCAGAAAAGACTGCATCACAGAATCTTAGCGGTGGAAGCCCCAAGCGGCTGGAGGATGTTCCGAACAATGATGAAAACAATGAAGGGCATGCATCAGAATCTCAACTGACTAACTCAGAACAGACAAATACTACAACTAATACTGCTACAAGGATGTCTGGGGGTAAGTGAGGCGTATGCGCAATGTACAAAGTGATTGTCAAGAAAGCTCACAGGAAGAAAGTTAAAGTCACTGCCAATGAATGGGGGATTTCTAATGGGGAAACTAGAGCCCGTTTGCAGTCTTACATTGGTTAGTTGGCCAGGATTATGATTCCAAGCGACATTCCTACTTGGCGAAATGTAGACCCTAAATTAAAATCAAAGCTTTGGTTAAATCTTCAGGTACTAGATCTATTGTAAAAAAATATTATCAAATATAGATTTTTAATATAAGTTTTTCCTGTTATGATTTTATG
The DNA window shown above is from Apium graveolens cultivar Ventura unplaced genomic scaffold, ASM990537v1 ctg322, whole genome shotgun sequence and carries:
- the LOC141701019 gene encoding uncharacterized protein LOC141701019, translating into MRLSLDLIDEVRDEANTRNAEHQRRASLYYNRRFKERFFQQGDLVLRKIDASGVGERGKLAPNWEGPYKVRKTLGRGSYKLETLNGEEVPHTCHASNLKPIPISETFNVCEATYSREDCDKDSDNFKRFVADVEQPLFEGSECTELESVLKLHNWKARFGVSDKAFTDLLQSIGSIIPKDNLLPSNMYEAKKTLIDLGIEYIKFHDCPNDCILYRSPVLESSSECPKCHLSRWKVGKDGQVRVNIPAKVMWYNPIIPRFKRMFKSSSTAKLMSWHANNRSKDGKMRHPSNSPSWRNVDCRWPEFGSEARNIRLRLGADDVMHVKKNVCDNIIGTLLHMKFKSKDSLSSRLDLVDIGIQPDLAPKIGEKRTYLPHAPYTLSRKEKQTMLASLYGKKLPYRHVSNIKNRVLMIDMKLYGLKSHDCHILLQQLLPVCIRSVLPKNVRVSIIRLCFFFNSLCNKVVDVSKLNKLQADVILTLCELEKIFPPSFFDVMIHLMVHLVRELRLCGLFFYRWMFPFEHFNKILKSYVRNRFYPESYIAEGYLKEESIEFCSEFYSGSSRIAGFPKDEEKISGPIGGVTMKLVAEKERDEAHLSVLLNNSEVGPYVMLHKKIFGRDLSREKEEYTVAIGRAQSTICRLESYAVRGVRYHTKDRNNARVVQNSGVSLVARTVQVSSAKDMNPIESDLKFYAVIREIWELDYHAFKAPLFLCTWEASDKGVKSDDLGFTLVNFNRPGHKKDKYVSVDQVNKVFYIEDPVDANWSVLLSATTRNYHDVYNEDAPKDTSWNLPPFCYNIPTCEPTNIDDASVCNKRENIEGICVKKL